In Bacteroidota bacterium, one DNA window encodes the following:
- a CDS encoding methyltransferase domain-containing protein has product MGNRFNRRSGESELMDLPNELKEDLFINLKELELINKLTGGPSLVFSAIKKMLANETREVHIVDIGFGAGDMLQYLLDHAEKLPFPIRLTGVDLLPEAAEYAKKTHPGLCEKVNFETCDYRDWFSAGNKPDLIIASLFCHHLTDHEITGFFADIKSNATIGGVINDLVRSPIAYYGIKIPTQLFSKSRFTKNDAPLSVLRGFKRNELEALLKNAGIKNYSLEWKWAFRYLISIRNNE; this is encoded by the coding sequence ATGGGGAATAGATTTAACAGGCGCTCCGGTGAATCCGAGTTGATGGATTTACCCAATGAGCTCAAAGAAGATTTATTCATCAATTTAAAAGAACTCGAATTGATCAACAAACTCACAGGCGGGCCTTCCCTGGTGTTCTCTGCAATTAAGAAGATGCTGGCTAATGAAACAAGGGAAGTCCATATTGTGGATATTGGTTTTGGTGCCGGTGATATGCTTCAATACCTTTTGGACCACGCAGAAAAATTGCCTTTTCCTATTCGTTTAACGGGAGTGGATTTGCTCCCTGAAGCTGCTGAATATGCTAAAAAAACGCATCCCGGGTTGTGCGAAAAAGTAAACTTTGAAACCTGTGATTACCGTGACTGGTTTTCCGCAGGAAATAAGCCAGATTTAATCATTGCCAGTCTTTTTTGCCATCATTTAACAGATCATGAAATTACAGGATTTTTCGCAGATATTAAATCAAACGCCACTATCGGTGGAGTAATCAATGATTTGGTCCGTTCGCCAATAGCTTATTACGGCATCAAAATCCCAACCCAATTATTTTCTAAATCAAGGTTTACCAAAAATGATGCGCCTTTGTCTGTGTTAAGAGGATTCAAACGAAATGAATTAGAAGCCTTACTTAAAAATGCAGGTATAAAGAACTATTCACTGGAATGGAAGTGGGCATTCCGGTATTTAATAAGCATCAGGAACAATGAGTAA
- a CDS encoding type III polyketide synthase translates to MSNITAISALCGEFPVNHFQMKDYLDSIYEDKMVIRKYKALLKDDSIRVKNSVIPDFQPGCKSPALYKPENMQPGTAERMRIYEKESARLGFAVSEEAISKAGLQKQDITHIITVSCTGFSAPGLETLLLEKLELNYNVKRFTVNFMGCYAAFHGLRLADLICKSEPSAKVLLVCVELCSLHFRKDISEDNILSTYLFSDGAAACIVRNDAPVAESYLSCYSFDSLLIPEGKNDMGWNIGNNGFEMILSRDVPGHIENHIAKAFNDFISRNGLLKEDIAYYAIHPGGKNILKAFERALILPRDKLAESYEILQNYGNMSSATILFVLQKFLEKPDSVKQGEWLYSAAFGPGLTVESGLFKITRN, encoded by the coding sequence GATTACCTGGATTCAATATACGAGGACAAAATGGTAATAAGAAAATATAAAGCTCTTCTAAAAGATGATTCAATCCGCGTAAAAAATTCGGTTATACCGGATTTTCAACCCGGCTGTAAAAGCCCTGCGTTGTATAAGCCTGAAAATATGCAGCCGGGAACAGCAGAGAGAATGAGGATTTATGAGAAAGAATCTGCGCGACTGGGTTTCGCTGTTTCAGAAGAGGCTATATCGAAAGCAGGCCTGCAAAAGCAGGATATTACTCATATCATTACGGTAAGTTGCACGGGGTTTTCAGCTCCGGGCCTGGAAACATTGTTGCTGGAAAAACTGGAATTGAATTACAATGTAAAAAGATTTACCGTCAATTTTATGGGTTGTTATGCCGCGTTTCACGGCTTACGTTTAGCAGATTTGATTTGTAAATCGGAACCATCCGCTAAAGTACTTCTTGTGTGCGTGGAGCTGTGTTCACTACATTTCAGAAAAGACATATCCGAAGACAATATTCTGTCCACTTATTTATTTTCTGACGGAGCGGCAGCTTGTATAGTAAGGAATGATGCACCTGTTGCGGAAAGTTATTTATCCTGCTATTCATTCGATTCCTTACTTATACCGGAAGGGAAAAATGATATGGGATGGAATATAGGTAACAATGGTTTTGAAATGATACTTAGCCGAGATGTTCCGGGACATATAGAAAATCATATTGCCAAAGCATTTAATGATTTTATATCCCGAAACGGATTATTGAAGGAGGACATTGCTTACTATGCCATTCATCCGGGAGGTAAAAACATTTTAAAAGCTTTTGAACGTGCTTTGATTTTGCCGCGGGACAAACTTGCTGAAAGCTATGAAATATTACAAAACTATGGCAACATGTCTTCGGCTACAATACTATTTGTTTTACAAAAGTTTCTCGAAAAACCAGATTCAGTCAAACAGGGAGAATGGCTGTATTCAGCAGCCTTTGGGCCGGGACTTACCGTTGAAAGTGGGTTGTTTAAAATAACAAGGAATTAA